The Vicia villosa cultivar HV-30 ecotype Madison, WI linkage group LG1, Vvil1.0, whole genome shotgun sequence genome includes a region encoding these proteins:
- the LOC131605692 gene encoding subtilisin-like protease SBT5.3, whose translation MTSSICLMLMSLFLFVFLQQHTLAIKQSYIVYLGSHSYGSNPSSFDSQFVTNSHYDLLGSYVGSINKAKEAIFYSYNRYINGFAAILDEDEAAKVAKNPNVVSIFLNKRYELHTTRSWNFLGLERDGGFTNDSVWKKSLGEDIIIGNLDHGVWPESKSFSDEGYGPIPKKWKGICQVSKGNHDQFYCNRKLIGAKYFYKGYQARFGAAANVTFHSARDTEGHGTHTLSTAGGNFVSGVNVFGHGNGTASGGSPKARVAAYKVCWDGCFDADILAGFEAAISDGVDLLSVSLGGTYPQEFFESGISIGSFHAIANNIVVVASGGNEGPNFGSVTNVEPWILTVAGSTIDREFANSVILGDKKIYKGASLSPSELPPNKLYPLITGADASLGVSGIDAQLCENGTLDPKKAKGKILVCRRSGKDRVNKDGVASSVGAIGVILVNNAGFSTNDLLADAQVIPSSNVNLEDGSNILNYINQTKFPMAYITKAKTQLGIKSAPYVATFSSRGPNNLDPSILKPDIIAPAVNIIAAYTGGVFLTMSGTSMSCPHVAGLVGLVKSVHPDWSPAAIKSAIMTTATTKNNIGGPILDSSLDNATSFAYGSGLIQPNHAVDPGLVYDLNITDYLNYLCGRGYNSSQLKTFYGKPYTCPKSFSLADFNYPSITISDFKIGQSLSVTRTVTNVGFPSKYTVTIEAPPEFLIRVEPSVLNFKNKGEKIEFKVTFTLKPQSKYTSDYVFGKLIWTDGKHSVGTPITIKYPH comes from the exons ATGACATCATCCATTTGTCTCATGTTAATGtcgctttttctttttgtttttctacaGCAACATACCCTTGCAATAAAACAG TCCTATATTGTATACTTAGGATCACATTCTTACGGTTCAAATCCTTCTTCATTTGATTCTCAATTTGTCACAAATTCTCACTATGATTTACTTGGATCTTACGTCGGAAG TATTAACAAGGCCAAAGAAGCAATATTTTACTCTTACAATAGATATATTAATGGCTTTGCTGCAatacttgatgaagatgaagcagCTAAAGTTGCAA AGAATCCAAATGTTGtatcaatatttttaaataaaagatatgaACTACACACGACACGATCCTGGAATTTCCTTGGGTTAGAGAGGGACGGTGGATTTACTAACGATTCAGTGTGGAAAAAATCATTGGGTGAAGACATTATTATTGGAAATTTGGATCATG GTGTTTGGCCGGAATCCAAGAGTTTTAGTGATGAAGGGTATGGGCCAATTCCAAAAAAGTGGAAAGGAATTTGTCAAGTTTCTAAAGGAAATCATGATCAATTTTATTGCAACAG GAAACTTATTGGagcaaaatatttttacaaaggcTATCAGGCACGTTTCGGTGCAGCGGCAAATGTAACCTTTCATAGTGCGCGCGACACTGAAGGTCATGGCACGCATACTTTATCAACTGCGGGAGGTAATTTTGTTTCCGGAGTTAATGTATTTGGGCATGGAAATGGAACGGCGAGCGGTGGATCACCAAAAGCAAGAGTTGCAGCCTATAAGGTCTGTTGGGATGGATGTTTCGATGCTGATATTTTGGCTGGTTTTGAAGCTGCCATAAGTGACGGTGTTGATTTGCTTTCCGTGTCCTTGGGAGGAACTTATCCACAAGAGTTTTTTGAAAGTGGTATTTCCATAGGTTCGTTCCACGCAATAGCCAACAACATCGTTGTTGTTGCTTCAGGAGGAAATGAAGGACCTAATTTCGGGTCTGTAACCAACGTCGAACCATGGATTCTTACCGTTGCTGGAAGCACGATTGATAGAGAGTTCGCAAATTCTGTTATTCTTGGTGACAAGAAAATATACAAGGGAGCTAGCCTTTCGCCGTCTGAATTACCACCTAACAAATTATATCCTTTGATAACTGGTGCAGATGCAAGTCTTGGTGTATCCGGCATAGATGC TCAACTTTGCGAAAATGGAACTCTGGATCCGAAAAAGGCGAAAGGAAAAATATTGGTCTGTCGCCGAAGTGGAAAAGATAGAGTTAACAAAGATGGAGTAGCTTCTAGTGTAGGTGCTATCGGAGTCATTTTGGTTAATAATGCTGGTTTTTCAACCAATGATCTTTTAGCTGATGCTCAAGTGATTCCATCTTCAAATGTTAACTTAGAAGATGGCTCTAACATTCTTAATTACATCAATCAGACAAA GTTTCCTATGGCTTACATAACTAAAGCTAAAACACAGTTGGGTATAAAGTCAGCTCCTTATGTAGCTACTTTTTCATCAAGAGGCCCAAACAACCTTGACCCTTCAATCCTTAAG CCTGACATCATTGCACCAGCCGTCAACATAATTGCTGCTTATACCGGCGGTGTATTTCTAACTATGTCAGGCACTTCAATGTCATGTCCTCATGTTGCCGGACTTGTTGGACTAGTTAAATCTGTTCATCCTGATTGGAGTCCAGCTGCTATCAAGTCAGCAATCATGACCACAG caacaacaaaaaacaacatAGGAGGGCCTATATTGGATTCATCACTAGACAATGCAACTTCTTTTGCATATGGTTCAGGGCTCATTCAACCTAATCATGCAGTGGACCCTGGACTTGTATATGACCTGAATATTACTGATTATTTGAACTATTTATGTGGCCGTGGATACAATAGTTCTCAACTTAAAACATTCTACGGAAAACCTTACACTTGCCCAAAATCTTTCAGTTTAGCAGATTTCAATTATCCATCGATCACAATTTCTGACTTTAAAATCGGACAGTCTTTGAGTGTTACTCGTACGGTAACCAATGTTGGGTTTCCAAGTAAGTATACAGTGACGATCGAGGCACCCCCGGAATTTCTAATCAGAGTTGAGCCTAGTGTGTTAAACTTTAAGAATAAGGGTGAAAAAATAGAGTTCAAGGTTACATTCACCTTAAAGCCACAAAGTAAGTATACCTCTGATTATGTCTTTGGGAAGTTGATTTGGACTGATGGAAAACATAGTGTTGGGACTCCTATTACAATAAAGTATCCACACTAG
- the LOC131637041 gene encoding ATP synthase delta chain, chloroplastic produces the protein MASLQHTTASLRSKHIPKTTNTLTRKPILNLSLPTFISPKLKLSLTKTRRSTGGVLGVRMSSPVAASYAAALADLAKSNNSLDATTADIEKIEELFSDPKVLDYFSSPIVEDSTKTKLLTEFATTSGLSPHTQNFLNILIESKRIDIVLDIAKEFELVFNTLTDTVPVVVTSVVKLESEHLAQIAKQIQKLTGAKKVRTKTVLDPSLVAGFTVSYGNSGSKFIDMSVKKKLEEIAAQLDLGDIKLAA, from the coding sequence ATGGCGTCTCTACAACACACCACCGCTTCACTCCGCTCCAAACACATCCCCAAAACCACAAACACCCTCACCCGAAAACCCATCCTCAACCTCTCCCTTCCCACCTTCATCTCCCCCAAACTCAAACTCTCCCTCACCAAAACCCGCCGCTCCACCGGCGGAGTCCTCGGAGTCAGAATGTCCTCCCCCGTCGCCGCCAGCTACGCAGCCGCCTTAGCCGACTTAGCAAAATCCAACAACAGCCTCGACGCCACAACCGCAGACATCGAGAAAATCGAAGAACTTTTCTCTGACCCCAAGGTGCTCGACTATTTCTCCAGCCCAATAGTCGAAGACTCCACCAAAACCAAACTCTTAACAGAGTTCGCCACCACATCAGGCCTCTCACCACACACACAAAACTTCCTTAACATCCTGATCGAATCCAAGAGGATCGACATCGTCCTCGACATTGCTAAGGAATTTGAACTTGTGTTCAATACTCTAACTGATACCGTGCCTGTGGTTGTGACTTCCGTTGTGAAGCTGGAGTCGGAGCATTTGGCTCAGATTGCAAAACAGATTCAGAAGCTTACTGGGGCTAAGAAAGTGAGGACTAAAACCGTTCTTGATCCAAGTTTGGTGGCTGGTTTTACTGTCAGTTATGGGAATTCTGGCTCTAAGTTTATTGATATGAGTGTTAAGAAGAAACTTGAGGAAATTGCTGCTCAACTTGATTTGGGTGATATCAAACTTGCTGCATGA